AGACAAATCCCACGGCGGCCTGGTATTCACGGCCAAGCTTACCGGCTATATAGACATCGGTGAGATTTATCACGAATTCAAAAAACATGATGAATATCATGGGCCAGCTTATATCCCAGCTTTTTACGGCAATGGCCTGCAATTCCCGGTTTTTAAATAGAGATATATATTTCATGGGCATAACTATATAGATCGCCATTATTATGGCAATCTAAAACCTGTTCCTTGAGCCGACCTCATATAGTTTTTATGACCCACCCTTCTATAGGGGATTCCCCTATATATAAAATAGGGGCTGTCCCATTTTCAATAAGTGCTTTGGCCTATGGACTGTGCGCTCATTCCATGGTTATACTTTTCTTATCATCAGTATGTTATCACATGTGACACCGGGCTGACATGAATGAATTAAATCACATGCACCCACCTGATCTTCAGGCTCTGTACCTACCAGTGGGGGACAGGTATGGAGCCGTGAAAAAGGTGGAGAATCTCATCTTTGAACTTGAACATACGAACATTGACTGGAAGTATGTCATCGCCGAGTTCCGGTCCTACCTGTATGACTTCCTTTACGATAGTATCCCCTATGCCCACGATGTTTTGAATATCATTTTTCATTATCTTATTGAAGCCGTGGCACGCAGGAAGGTGTCGGCTCTCCGCGCCAGTGATACTTTTTTTGACCGTTATATCTTTGTGGTTAAGCAGGTGATTGACGGGAAAGATGAATTTATCCCCGTAAAGGAAATTTTTGATGCCAATGCCTCGTCATTTCTCGATATAATGATGCAGGAGAGTGAAGAGGGTTTTTATTTCAAGGCCATAAACAACAGGGTAAAGAACCTGGGCAGCTTGCTTATCACCGCGGGAGACCGGGATGGTGATATTACAGGCATTATAGGTAAATTTTTGTTCCTCCAGTATCGCCTGTATGTAAACAGTTCCATAAAGACCAATGACTCCGAGATACAAACATTGATATCATACATCGACGACGAGATTGTGCAGGATGAACTTGTTCATATGTTCGATATCGTGTCAGAGACCACCTATGACGGGAATCTCCGCCAGATTGAACGGGTCCTATCGGAAGCACCGGCTGATCTGCTTGTTCAACACCATATATTGATGGATTTCTCACATAATGCCAGAACATGGGAGAAGATATGTCTCCGCATACGACGTATGATAGAAGAGGGGACACTGGTCCGGGATAATTCCATACTTCCCCTTCTCTCCTATTTGATAAAGAAGTCCCATGAAGGGAATGACGGTGAACTGCAGCTGTTTATATCGAGGACGGTGGCATCGGCATGCACCGTGTTTGTAGCGAGGAGAAATCATGACCTCCTTAAGAACATAATCGACCTGGTGATGCCCATACTCCTTTCAGAGATCGAGCGGGATGGGAATTATAATTCGGCCTTTTCCACCATCTACAATATCGGGAAAACAATCATAGAGTCGGGGAACATCTCTCTCATCGATTACTTCAATGACATACTTGTAGCTTCCCGTTTCTGTTTTCCCGAGTTCTCCGGTGTCGCCTCAGACTGGTCAGTGATCGTCAATGCCAGCCACCTGGAAAATATCAGAACATGGATGAAACTCATCGAGCTGAATCCGCCGGTTATGAAAAAACTTGCAGCCAGTCTTATAGTCAACATGAAGCTCGGCGGCGTGTACCTGAAAGACACCGATGTTTTCCAGAGGGACATCTCGGAACTTCTGAACAGCGATCTTGGTGAGGTGTTTTATCTTATCACGTCCCTGGCCGCGGTATTTCCGGCTTTCTACCATGATATCGGCGCCACGGGAGACATTCGTTCCTTCACGGAAAAAATTGATACCAATCACCGCATGAACGATCTCATCCATTTCCTGAGGAAGCAGGTGCATGTTGAATCATCAAGCAGGACCGTCACCCTTTTCCAGAATGTTATGGAATACTGGATGAGCGGAGAAAAAGAAATCCTGTTGAATATGATCCCCGGCGAGGTATACGAAAATATCGACGGTTTTTTCAGGATGATCAACATGGCCGACGAGAAGGCCGCCCAAATAATTTTCCAGAAGCTCAAAAAGAATTTTTCCCAGTATGATCATCTTCATTTTTGGGATATTCTGGAGGCCGTGGGAAAGGAATACTTCAATACATTCGTCACGGAAAACGATTTTGAAGATGTCGGCAACGGAGAAAAGACCGTGGTGCTTGATTACTGCAACCGGTATTTTGATTCGAGAAACCCAACGGAAATGACCAGCATGCTTCACTATATTTCCGGCATGGCGGGCCTCGATGAGTCGAAAATATCCATATGGAAAATGCTCTATGAAATTTCCGATGATGATTTCCGCAAACTTTTCAATGTGGTGAGCCAGTGCAATATTTCCAAGGTGAACATCGAGAAATTCATCACCTTTCTTCATGTCTACCGCATGCTCGTTGATAAATACAATTTCTCCGATATCCGGGGGATTGATAAACTTATGAAATATGCCTCGGAGGGCCTCTTTGATCCACCCAGGGATTTTTTTGATATATTACAGGGAGAGAATACCATAGAGGCCCTGGATGAACTTTTAAAGGTGCAGCATGAGCTGAAGGAATCGGTGCTTCTCAGCAGCAGGCGGTTCGAGGCCCTGGACACCATTGAATTCAAACGGCACATCGCCTTTGGCATTCCGTCCATGTACGGTTCCTATAAGGAGAAAAAATTTGATACGCTGAAGGTTTTTTTCCAGATGAACCTGGTCCGTTTTTCTTTCTTTGAAAAAATAGTAGAGGATTTTTTCAGTGATGCCCTCGTGGTCCCCGATTACAAACGGATGAAAACAGTCATGCAGCTGTTTATCCGCGCCTTTCTGGTCGATGGACTTGTCAACCAGGAGATGATTACCGTGGCGAACCTGCTGGAAACGCCCAATATGAAAACCTCCCAGTTTCGTGATGTGGTGAATTACCTCATCACCATCCATGGTGAAATATCGGATCGTTTCAACGAAACGTTCAAAGATGTATGCCGGGCAGCAGTGCATACCATCGGCGTCGATAATATTTCCCGGCGTTTTATCCCCAATGGCAAACCGCAGAATATCGACACTGTTGTGGACAGGCTGCTCCGTGACCAGATCATGCAGTCCCCCCACCTGCAGCTCTTTGATAATTTTCTTATCTCCATGCGTGATTGTATTATCTATGATCTTGAAGAGCACGGGGACCTGGTGTGCGTCAACAGCGACACGGGGAAACGGTTCCGGGGAAATGTGGCTTTCGCAATCGGGAAAACAGAGGCCTTCCCGGGGCAGGGGAAGATATACGCCCCGATCTGGCAGGTGGGAAATAAGGCCCATGGCCTGCTCTTTGCGGCAAACATGGAGGGAGTCAATGTTCCTCCCGGTTTTATCATTTCCTCCGGTCTATACAAGAGACTTAAGGACGGGAACCTGAAAAATCCCCGTTTTAAAAGAAAGATACTACATGTTCTGAAAAAAAATATCGACCTGTATACGGGCGGCCGTTACGCCAACAAGCGGAATCCCGTTCTGCTTTCTGTTCGCAGCGGCGCCGTCTTTTCCATGCCCGGTGTTATGGATACCATAACCAATGTGGGAATAACCCAGGAAATCCTGGATCAGTATGCCCGCCATGATAAATGGTTCGCCTATGACTGTTTTCGCCGGCTTATCCAGGACCTGGCCATATCCTCCTTTGGCATGGAAAGAAGCATTTTCGAGAGCCTCATGAATGAGGCAAAAGAGGAAGCAGGCGTTGCTCTCAAGGAGATGCTTACGGGAAAACAGATGGAGGCTCTGACCCTTCGTTACCGCTATGCCATTAACAATTTTGGCTACTCCATACCCAAGGACCCTTACGAACAGCTCCTCCATGCCATCATTGCCGTTTATGAATCCTGGGATTCGGAGATAGCCAGGAACTACAGGGATTATATCAATATTTCCGGTGAGTGGGGAACCGCCGTCGTTGTTCAGCAGATGGTTTTCGGTAACTATTCGCCGTTCAACATCACAGGCGTGGTGCACAGCCAGTACCTGGGAAAGGAAAAAATCAGCCTCTTCGGTGAATACAAGACACGTGCCCAGGGTCATGACATTGTCAGCGGAGTGGCGAAGGTATTCCCCATCAGCGAAGAACAGAAAAAAATATATGAGCATAGCAGCATTTATCCTTCCATGGAAAACAAGTTCCCGGATATTTACCGGAATCTTTTTCTCCTGGTGAAACAGATCAGGGACAGCTGGGGCAATGACGTGGAGATTGAGTTCACCATGGAGAATGACCTGATCTACATACTGCAGATACGCGGAATGACCAAGCATATATTCGATGTAGAGGAACTGGAGGAGTCTCCGGCTGATCTGCAGCACTCCCTCCTTGGACAGGGACTGGCCGCATCGGGGGGAGCCGTATCGGGCAGGGCGGTTTTTGACATGGACCGCATAGGCATTATGCGGAACAAATATCCCGGAGAAAAAATAATCCTCATGCGTCCCGAAACGAACCCCGAGGACGTCATGGGTCTGAAAGAGTCGGATGGGATACTGACCTGCATCGGCGGCATGACCTCGCATGCCGTTCTCCAGATGCGGCGTCTTGAAAAGAGCGGTGTCAGTGATTTTAACATCATGAAGATTGATGAGGACCGGAACATAGCCGTCGTTGACCGGGTTCTCATGGACGGGGAAAAGGTCAGGATACTGGAAGGAGACCATATTACCATTGACGGGAATACCGGGTACGTATACCTGGGGCATCATCCCACGAGAAAAAGAAACGGTCATTGACCATGATTATATGCGGGGACTGAGACCCTGCCATATATACGGGTAACTACGATTTACAAGGAGAAAAATATGAGCAGCATATCCATAACATCGGCGGTGGGGGTCAACAGTATCGGCAGAATAGGGAAACTTCTGGTCTGGAGCCTGACGGCACGCAAAGAACAGGACAGTATAGTAATTTCCACGGGACGTGAAGTGGGGAAAAGCATCGAGGACCTGGCGACCTATTTAAGCTATGACTCGACCTATGGTTCCTATTCCCGGTTTTTTTTCGGATTGCAGGGAGATGAGCGGGTAGAGATACGCGGCGGCAACCTGTACATGAACGGGGTAAAAATCATATGGCTCAATGATGCGCCGTGCCGTGTCCCTGGCAATATCCCCTGGTCTGAGTACGGCGTGGATGTCGTTTTTGATACAACGGGTAAAATGACGGACCCTACTGCTACGGAAAATAATTCACTGCGGGGACATCTCAATCACGCGAAAAAAGTTATCCTGAGCGCTCCTTTCAAGATAAAGAACAAGGGTGCCATGCTTCCCGAGGATTCGATCACCGTTGTGGGCGGTATTAACTTTGACAAGTATGATGAAAGTATCCATACTGTTATATCCAATGCATCGTGCACCACGAACTGTTGTGCTCCTCCCATCAAGGCTCTGGTTGACCATTTCGGCGATAAATTCATCTCCTATTCACTCACGACGGTTCATGCTGCCACCAATTCCCAGAGTGTGCTTGATTCCCTGCCGAAGGCGGGAGACAAGGATACACGGAAAAGAAGAAGCATCATCAACAATATGATTCCCACGTCAACGGGAGCCGCCAATGCCGTCCTGGAAGTGATCCCGGAAATACGGGATCTGGGTATCGGGTCACAGGCTTCATCGATTCGTGTTCCCACCAACACTGGATCCATCGTTATTCTCGATATAACCCTCATGGGTGAATTCGACAATGATCAAATACATGAAATTTTCCGCGAATATAGCAGGAAAAATCCCGACATCATGAAGTTCTCTACTGACCAGCTCGTGAGCGGTGATATTATCGGCAGCCCCTGGTCAACCGTGTATGACTCTCCCTTCACGCATCGAAGGACTTCAAAAAGAAACAACCAGTTTTTCACCATGGTGGATCTGAACTTTTGGTATGATAATGAATTCGGTTATGTCTGTTCGCTCATGAGGCTCTATGATCATATGACGGGAAGGCGGTAGGAAATTTTCTGTTGAGATGCCTGTCTTTTCAGAAGGTATAAACATATAAGATATAAGAACATTACTTTAAAAAAATTGGGCCGAAAGGCCCTTTTTTTTCAATTTATTCAAAAAAATCCCATTTATTTTTGATTTTTCTCCATAAATTTAGTATATTACTCCGATTTACAAAAGCATTAATTTAGAGCTTTTCCCATTCGCCATTCAGAATTTTTATAGCAAAGCAAATTTCATGGTCAGCGTTTATACAAGGTAAAACACTGTATATTCATTAATAATTGAAAATGTCCATATATATCACTATTTTACAACTGTTAGAGTGGGAGGTCCAACTACAAAAAATATCTGCACTTGAAATGTTTTAGCACTATATATGAATACACGAGCTTCTAAAAAAAGCTTAAACTGTATATTCTTTGCATAACTGTCTCAGTATGTAAAGAAAAGCAGGGGCCCTGAGTTGACAGCAAAATCATATATCACTTCAAATAAATACAAATAAGTCAAATCAGCCCCCTGAAAAATTAAACTATCCGAAAAAGGGGGTACGTCATGAAATTTTTTCTATTATTAACCGGGCAAAGAATAGGTGCCAGGCTGTTACGCCTGTGTTTTTTGCTTCTTTGTACATTTTCTTTGATCCTGATTCCCGGATGTCTACCGCAGGGCGATAAAGGTACTCTGACCATTGATTTCTCGGTAAACAATGGACGGAGTATTCTACCTGAAATCGATATGGATATCAGCCGATATGATGTTCGTGGAACAGGGCCGGGAGGAGCTACTTTTTCTGTGTCAACCGTGGAAAGCTCGGTTACTATTGATGATATCGTGCTGGGTACATGGGTGATAGAGGTTGATGGCCTGAACGCCGAGGGAACAATTATCGGCTTTGGACAGGGCGAAACCACGCTTGTCAATTCACTTGGAACAACATGCAACATTACCATAAGCCCGCTGTCAGGGGAAGGTGCCCTGGCTCTCACGGTTACTTGGGGAGATTACACGGGGACAGTTCAGATTTCATCTCAGCTTATTTCCCGCGTTTCCACTGCGACACCAATCCCTGTTGTATTTGATATCGGCACGGACAGCGCTACATACACGAACGATGCAATTCCCGCCGGTTATTATGATCTCACCCTGGTAATCAGCAATGAGACCAGGGATATCGGCGGCGCAATGGAGACAGTGCGGATTGTCAATGATGCCACAACGAGCGCGACGATTAATGTTACCATTAATGAAGGCGGTGATGCGACGATCGTTATCGACGAAGTCATGAATGATCCAATCAATGTTGTATTGACCGGCCAGTTGAACCTGCTCCAGGAGGGAGGCTCAATGACGGTAACCGCCAATGGAGAAAATATTACTGCGGAGGAGGAACCGGTTTATAGGTGGTATCTCAATGGAGGCCTGATTCAAACCGGTGCAACGGCAACTTTTGGCAGTAACCTTACCATCGGGACCTATCGACTGGATGTGAGCATCTTTTCAGGAGATGGTGAAAGAGGCGGTTCGGCAACACATGCTTTCACCGTGGTTGATGCGGCAGAATACATATATGCGCCCGAGAATTTATCCGCGCTTTCAGGTTCCACCACAAGCATCAATCTTGAGTGGGATGATATGTCCGGAAATGAAACCGGGTTCAGAATTGAGCGGAAGATGGGTGAATCGGGAATCTTTGAGGAAATTGCAGCAGTTGCTGCCAATGTCACCGCGTATTCCGATGAAGGGCTCTCTTCAGGAGCTGTGTATTTTTACCGGGTATGTGCTTATAATGGCTCATACAATTCAAATTACTCGGATATCACTGAAGGCACGGTGCAGAATCCTATAGAAGTATCTGTCATGGCAGACCATACCTGTATTGATCTATCTCAGGTTCCTGAAGAGTGGATAAATACCGCGAAAGATGTCCTGCATATTGCCTATCAGAATACCTCGCATGGGAGCCAGATCATATCAGGGATGAACACCCTTGAGGCTTATCCCGCTTTTGGTGATCTTTATCAGCTAAGCGAAGACGGCAGCGAGGGCTTAGATCTTGATTCCTATGATCCCATCATGTCGGGATATCATGATCTCAGCACCGAAGATTCTGAAGATGAATACGGAAATACCCCTTGGGCGAATGCTACGCGTATCTTCCTTGATAATGCCGATAATTATCACATAAATGTTGTTATGTGGTCATGGTGTAGTATCGACGGCCACAATATTGATCGGTATATAACAAATATGGAAAATCTCATTGCCGAATATAGTGCAGAAGGAACTAATCCCCGCGCAGCGGAACATCCGGTAGAATTCGTTTTCATGACCGGTCATACAGGAGGCCAGGATGAGACTGCATTTATTGCCCAGGCGGCAGCGCAGATTCGTTCTCATTGTATTGCCAACAACCGCTGGCTCATCGATTACTATGATTTGGAATGCTATGATCCCGATAACAATTACTTTGGTGATTTATATATCACCGATAATTTGAATTATAATTCAGGTGCTAACAACTGGGCAGTTGAATATCTTGAACGTCATGACGGTGATATACTGGATATTCTCACTATGGGAGACGGAGATTCTTTCAGCGGCTGTACGGACTGTGCTCATTCAGATAGCCCACGTGCAGCTACTTTGAATTGTGTAGTAAAAGCTCAGGCTGCCTGGTGGCTTTTTGCAAGACTTGCCGGATGGGATGGGGTGTCAGCGACTTAGCATAATCGGTAATTGGAATGTGCAAAAATTCCGGCGGCGATTGCTGCCGGTTTTTTTAGAGATACTACTCCTGATTTATTCAATATACAATAGCACGGCCTTCAGATATTCCGTTTCAGGGCAGTAGATGCTGACGGGATGGTCGCCGGGGTGGTTGAATTTTCCCAGGATAGAGCCGTTTCTGCCCGAGTCTGCCAGGGCTGAGAACAGGACTTTTTGGAACAGGTCCATATCCACAAAGCGTGAACAGGAGCAGGTAAGCAGCAGTGTCCCGGCGGGACATCGGCGGGCGATCTGGAGATTGAGGTCTTTGTAGCCCCGGCACCCCTTTTCCAGGGATGAGCGGTTTTTTACCAGGGCCGGCGGATCACAGATAATGAGGCTGCTGTCCAGCGGGGCCTCGCGTATATACTGGAATACATCTGATTTTATATAACGGCTATTTTTATGAAAGCCGTTAAGTTCGGCATTTCGTTCCGCCATGCCAAGGGCGTCCTGCGAGGAATCAACTGAGATGACTTCCCGTGCCCCTCCTTTGAGGGCATGGAGAGAGAATCCTCCCGTGTAGCTGAAGAGATTCAAAATGCTTCTATCCCGGGCCAGGCCCTGAATCATGAGCCGGTTTTCGCGCTGATCAATAAAAAAACCCGTTTTCTGACCGTGATGCAGGTTGACTAAGATGGATACCCCGTTTTCCTCAATGACAACCTCTTCCGGTGTTGTTCCATATACCTGGCCGCAACGCTCAGATATCCCTTCGAGTTTTCGTCCCTCATGTTCACTTCGCTCATAAATACCGGCGGGTTGCACCAGTTCCACGAGAAGATTGATTATAGGGTCCCGAAGCTTTTCCATGCCCAGCGTCAGGAACTGGACCACCAGGTGTTCATTGTACCGGTCCACAATGAGTCCCGGCAGGAAATCGCCTTCGGAAAAGACCAGTCGTATGGCGCTCGTTCCGGAGAGCAGGGGATTATGCGTGCGTTTATTCAGGGCATTTGTCAAAAGTTCCCCGAGATAATCCTTCGTGACGGGCCGCTCAGAAAACGAAAGCATACGAATGGCGATGGGGGTTCTGCTGTTGAAGTATCCATAGCCCAGATGGACACCGTCGCTACTGCACACGGCGACCATGTCCCCGTCTTCTATGTGGGAGGCGCGCGATTGCAACGCTCCGGAAAATATCCATGGGTGCCGGTTCAGAATGGATTTTTCCCTGTTTTTTTTAAGATATACTGCTTCCATGGCCGTTTATACAGATATGAGACGGCATGATGCATGACAATTCATTTTTAATTCTTCAGCCTTTTTTTACCTGAATATCTCTATTATTGACTCAATAGTACCGATATTAATAATGAGTAGGTGAACCATGGATGAAATAGCACATAAGGAATACCGCATAAAGAAAGCTGATGTCGTTTTTTATCCCGATACCCGTGTGCAGCATGATCCGGGAAAAGACGGTAAAGGACGGAATAGCCGGCGGCATCATGGCGATGATGGCAGGAATGAGGTAAAGGATTATGTCGATGATATGATTACCATGGTGGAAGATGCGAACAGCCAGCTGGAAATACAGGATTCCCCGTTACGTTTCCGTATTCACCGTGAGGAGGATGAGGTGTTTATCGATATCATCATCACCGATCGGAAAGGCACTGTCCTGGCAGTCCGGGAAAAAAATATTACCCATGAAAAGTTCCTTGAGGCCGTGGATCACATTTGTGGCAGGGAGGGCCTGCTCTTTGATCAGCTGGGCTGATTGTCAAAAATGCATGCTTCAATTCCCCTGCTTTATTTCGTGACTTTTGATTTAATCATCTTCTGATCGCCGCGCTTGAGCTTAACCCTGAAATTGGTGTCTTCATCATCGATAATCCCGTTCAGATATTTCATATGCCGCTTAATGGCCACTGTGTACAGATTAGAGTTGATGTGGTATCGTGTTTTGAAATGAAACCTGGAGAAGCGCTGGACATTGAGATATTCATTCTTTAGGCGACTGTCCGTGAGTTCATAGAACCCCCTGGTTTTCCTGATTATATCAAACTCGGTGTCGTATCCGGGAACTCCCGCCTCCCTGAATTCATAATAGAGGAACAGGAGCTTTTCCAGGTAATCCCTGTCGGCCATCTGGCCCAGAAGATCGGCCGAGCCCAGCATGGCCCCGGCTGTCCGCTCCTCCCTGGATTTGAATGGGATGTCGTTAAAACTGGTGTTGAGGCCCGTACTCTGTATATTCCATGAGATTCTCTCAACACTGGAACCGCTCAGTTTCAACTGACCGTTAATTTGTGCAAGGAATTCAATACTGCGGTTTACATGATCTTTTGTATATTTAGCTCCCGTACCGCGGTAATCACTTTTTGTCTGAATATATCCCGAATCATGGAACAGGGCGGCAATGATGAGGTCCCGGGCTGTTTCATTAACCATGGGCTTTTTGCCAAGGGAATATCCATCGAGGAGCCGTACCGCGGCCAGGGTAGCGTCCAGCGTATGGTGGAAGTCATGATACTGGGTGTTGCACGAGCGGTAGCCGGGATAGTTGCCTTCAAAAAGATTTTTTGTTATGGTGTAGGCTTTATTGATCGGGTGGAAATCCTTTTCGGGATAATGAAATAAAAATATGCGTTTTATCTCTTTGAGATAATCAGCGGGTTTATTGTTTTTCATTATTTTAGACAGTTGATTTGTTCTGCTCTTCATTAATCCGGCTCCATGAGTGTAGTATCTTCTTAATCAATCAGGATTGCGATTTTGCTGTGATCCCGGTGAGTCAATACGAATTCATACGCCACAGGCGCTCTGTATTCTATTACAGCCCGATATTTTTAAAAGTGCAAGAAATAATTTATTCACACAGACCGGCACGTAAAAAAGTAACTTTCCTTTTCTGTAATAACCACATGTCAATACCTGAAAGGAAAAAGGTTGATGATGAGAGGGAATGTCCATTCACGTGTTTCTGGTGATTTGATATGAAGTATTTGAATATATTATTAACGATAATTTTACTGGCAGGCATGGAGAGTATAATGGATGGAAAGGAAAGACAGGCCGGGATAAAACAGGAAAAGGCCACATTTGCCGGGGGGTGTTTCTGGTGTATGGTGCCGCCTTTTGAGAACCTGAAGGGAGTTGTGGGGGTTGCTTCCGGATACACCGGAGGACATACTGACAATCCAACCTATGAAGAAATATGTTCAGGAACAACGGGCCATATCGAAGCGGTGCAGATTACCTATGATCCGGCCATAATAAGCTATAATGAGCTTTTAGATGTTTTCTGGCAGCAGATCGATCCCACCGATACGGGCGGGCAGTTTGTTGATCGCGGCACCCAGTATAAAACGGCTATTTTTTATCATTCCGAAGAGCAGAAAGCCATGGCACAGAAATCGAGAGACAGGCTGGAAAAGTCAAAGCGTTTCGGTGCCCCCATTGTCACCGAGATACGCATGGCCGGTGTTTTTTATCGTGCCGAGGAATATCACCAGGATTATCACAATAAAGACAGTTTCAGGTATAAAATGTACCGGAATAATTCCGGCAGGGATCGTTTCATCCTGAAGTACTGGGATAAATGATCGGGAAGCGCAACGCTGTGTTCTTTATACTGTATACTGTCCCGGAAGTCAGGCGTTGAAAAACTTATCGTCGGGCATATTCCGAAGCTTGTTTTCCATTATCCTGTTTTTTGTGTTTATGGAATCCTGTTCCAGATTCTGCGAGGTCCGATAAATCTTTTCCAGGTTGGAGATAATATGAAAGGCAGCATTACCCAGCCTGATTATATTGTTCCTGGTGGTTATACCGGCCTGAATAGTCTGCACCTCA
The Spirochaetae bacterium HGW-Spirochaetae-1 DNA segment above includes these coding regions:
- the msrA gene encoding peptide-methionine (S)-S-oxide reductase produces the protein MDGKERQAGIKQEKATFAGGCFWCMVPPFENLKGVVGVASGYTGGHTDNPTYEEICSGTTGHIEAVQITYDPAIISYNELLDVFWQQIDPTDTGGQFVDRGTQYKTAIFYHSEEQKAMAQKSRDRLEKSKRFGAPIVTEIRMAGVFYRAEEYHQDYHNKDSFRYKMYRNNSGRDRFILKYWDK
- a CDS encoding class I SAM-dependent rRNA methyltransferase, whose translation is MEAVYLKKNREKSILNRHPWIFSGALQSRASHIEDGDMVAVCSSDGVHLGYGYFNSRTPIAIRMLSFSERPVTKDYLGELLTNALNKRTHNPLLSGTSAIRLVFSEGDFLPGLIVDRYNEHLVVQFLTLGMEKLRDPIINLLVELVQPAGIYERSEHEGRKLEGISERCGQVYGTTPEEVVIEENGVSILVNLHHGQKTGFFIDQRENRLMIQGLARDRSILNLFSYTGGFSLHALKGGAREVISVDSSQDALGMAERNAELNGFHKNSRYIKSDVFQYIREAPLDSSLIICDPPALVKNRSSLEKGCRGYKDLNLQIARRCPAGTLLLTCSCSRFVDMDLFQKVLFSALADSGRNGSILGKFNHPGDHPVSIYCPETEYLKAVLLYIE
- a CDS encoding glyceraldehyde-3-phosphate dehydrogenase, yielding MSSISITSAVGVNSIGRIGKLLVWSLTARKEQDSIVISTGREVGKSIEDLATYLSYDSTYGSYSRFFFGLQGDERVEIRGGNLYMNGVKIIWLNDAPCRVPGNIPWSEYGVDVVFDTTGKMTDPTATENNSLRGHLNHAKKVILSAPFKIKNKGAMLPEDSITVVGGINFDKYDESIHTVISNASCTTNCCAPPIKALVDHFGDKFISYSLTTVHAATNSQSVLDSLPKAGDKDTRKRRSIINNMIPTSTGAANAVLEVIPEIRDLGIGSQASSIRVPTNTGSIVILDITLMGEFDNDQIHEIFREYSRKNPDIMKFSTDQLVSGDIIGSPWSTVYDSPFTHRRTSKRNNQFFTMVDLNFWYDNEFGYVCSLMRLYDHMTGRR